In a genomic window of Thunnus thynnus chromosome 16, fThuThy2.1, whole genome shotgun sequence:
- the pgfb gene encoding placenta growth factor translates to MKLGFVIEAAVALYLLLSPAQSLPLSSINSTTEVLMFQEVWGRSFCRTIERLVEVVQEYPTEVEHIYSPSCVPLVRCAGCCGDEKLECHPTHTTNVTMQLLKIRPAEPGQEYVEMTFVEHQTCECRIRKPVERKRRRGRKRQKSKCDRCQIPRR, encoded by the exons ATGAAACTCGGCTTTGTCATCGAGGCTGCGGTGGCGCTTTATCTGCTGCTCTCACCTGCACAG AGTCTACCCTTGTCGAGCATAAACAGCACAACTGAAG TGTTGATGTTCCAAGAAGTGTGGGGTCGGAGTTTCTGCCGGACCATTGAGAGACTGGTGGAAGTGGTGCAGGAATACCCCACAGAGGTGGAGCACATCTACAGCCCCTCCTGCGTGCCGCTGGTGAGGTGCGCAGGCTGCTGCGGTGATGAGAAGCTGGAATGCCATCCCACCCACACCACAAACGTCACAATGCAG CTGTTGAAAATCAGGCCAGCAGAGCCGGGTCAAGAATATGTTGAGATGACATTTGTGGAGCATCAGACATGTGAATGTag AATCAGGAAACCGGTTGAAAG GAAAAGGcgaagaggaaggaagagacaAAAATCGAAGTGTGACAG GTGCCAGATCCCTCGCAGGTAA
- the cipca gene encoding CLOCK-interacting pacemaker a has protein sequence MSGFRRPDRHRTPPFTRATHLGTSKHDLDRDSGFSDASSGYLSAVDLTDSEDAGRNGSIVGQDTTGPQVAVMGGSYGGLSPMIIMNNFVLKQPSQMAPAEKQWGFSSPLEVMPQSQVVLLQPMVSNGNSSSPKTGSENMRQSKSYMPILKSYPRIAPHPGEAPAKRFRMRGSSTSGYDQRQRRRHGHGHGHGHGHRLYSSPSPQPALQTPSKPVTNFEVANNQAQAAESLEQLGDKSLSPLTGTSSLLSYTHEFRTEVDSNSIHGDEDQDTLSTDSDKLKRFSNTYNILNKCGLLGITMRTKQLIKENKRTQGQLQQLQEQTALLLEALSSGDPQLWSKLQLSLQDTDKEQLGIKAHRVLA, from the exons ATGAGCGGCTTTAGAAGACCAGACAGACACAGGACACCGCCATTCACCAGGGCAACACACCTCGGAACATCCAAGCATGACCTGGATCGAGATTCAGGCTTCTCAG ATGCCAGCTCGGGGTATCTCAGTGCAGTCGATCTGACTGACTCCGAAGATGCAGGTAGGAATGGGTCCATAGTCGGCCAGGACACGACCGGTCCGCAGGTGGCTGTGATGGGAGGCTCATATGGTGGACTGTCTCCAATGATAATTATGAACAACTTCGTCCTAAAGCAG CCATCCCAGATGGCTCCAGCAGAGAAACAGTGGGGCTTCTCCTCACCCCTGGAAGTGATGCCTCAATCTCAGGTGGTTCTTCTTCAACCCATGGTGTCAAATGGCAACAGCAGCTCCCCAAAGACTGGCTCTGAAAATATGCGACAATCAAAAAGCTACATGCCCATCCTGAAGTCATATCCTCGAATTGCCCCACATCCTGGGGAGGCGCCTGCTAAGAGGTTCAGAATGAGGGGAAGTTCGACCTCAGGATATGACCAGCGACAGAGGAGACGCCACGGCCACGGCCACGGCCACGGCCACGGCCACAGGCTCTACAGCTCCCCCAGCCCACAGCCAGCCCTGCAGACTCCAAGCAAACCCGTCACCAACTTTGAAGTAGCAAACAACCAAGCACAGGCAGCTGAAAGTCTGGAGCAACTCGGTGACAAGTCTCTCTCCCCGCTGACAGGAACCAGCTCATTGCTCAGCTACACGCATGAATTTAGGACAGAGGTTGACAGCAACAGTATCCATGGTGACGAAGACCAGGACACCCTCTCAACAGACAGTGACAAACTCAAACGTTTCAGCAATACCTACAACATTCTCAACAAATGCGGCTTGCTGGGGATCACCATGCGCACAAAGCAGCTGATCAAAGAGAATAAGCGCACCCAAggccagctgcagcagcttcaggaGCAAACAGCCCTGCTGCTGGAGGCTCTGAGCAGCGGAGACCCACAGCTCTGGTCTAAACTCCAGCTCTCACTGCAGGACACAGACAAGGAGCAGTTGGGAATTAAAGCTCACAGAGTCCTTGCGTAA
- the zdhhc22 gene encoding palmitoyltransferase ZDHHC22, with translation MFTRMLKLRLLNAVAPAYFFMATAVTFILHFCFFIPTIFPSPDTSLVGSTTLHTVVFLFLMFNALGNYTMTIKYPAESANETVVPVCSPHCSDKVDAHYLLNGRHFCKLCKKVILKRDHHCFFTGNCIGNKNMRYFIMFCIYTSCTCMYSLVLGVAFLTVEYSISFENPLTFLTLLPLSTGYFFMGTISGLQLFLVLMLYVWLGIGLVCAGFCCQQVLLVARGQTWCQMQRGQLVENRSPWRTNLKDVFGTRWFLGLILPVQTVEMCSEDSDAHKQD, from the exons ATGTTCACCAGGATGCTGAAACTGAGACTCCTCAACGCTGTAGCACCTGCATACTTCTTCATGGCTACAGCCGTCACCTTCATTTTGCACTTCTGCTTTTTCATCCCAACAATCTTCCCAAGCCCGGATACATCGCTGGTGGGATCCACAACTCTTCACAcagttgttttccttttcttaatGTTCAATGCATTGGGGAATTACACAATGACTATCAAATATCCTGCTGAAAGTGCCAACGAGACTGTTGTTCCAGTGTGTTCGCCGCACTGCTCGGACAAAGTGGACGCACACTACCTCCTGAACGGTCGCCACTTCTGCAAACTGTGTAAGAAAGTTATTCTCAAGAGGGATCACCACTGCTTCTTCACTGGAAACTGCATTGGCAACAAAAACATGCGCTACTTCATCATGTTCTGCATCTACACATCATGCACTTGTATGTACTCCTTGGTTCTTGGTGTGGCCTTTCTTACAGTGGAGTACTCCATCTCCTTTGAGAACCCACTGACCTTCCTGACTCTTCTCCCCCTCTCCACCGGTTACTTCTTCATGG GAACGATCTCAGGCTTGCAGCTCTTCCTGGTGCTGATGCTGTATGTGTGGCTGGGCATCGGCCTGGTGTGTGCAGGCTTCTGTTGCCAGCAGGTGCTGCTGGTGGCCCGGGGTCAGACCTGGTGTCAGATGCAGAGGGGGCAGCTTGTGGAGAACCGCAGCCCTTGGAGAACCAACCTAAAGGATGTTTTTGGTACCCGCTGGTTCCTTGGCCTTATCCTGCCTGTGCAGACAGTGGAGATGTGCTCTGAAGACTCAGATGCACATAAACAAGACTGA